Proteins from a single region of Limisphaerales bacterium:
- a CDS encoding kinase, whose product MIITRTPYRISMFGGGTDYPGWYREHGGAVLSTTIDKYCYINARHLPPFFDHQFRVVYSQIESTNTVEEIQHPSVRATLKFMNLDRGIEIHHDGDLPARSGMGSSSAFTVGLLNALHALKGHMATKEQLANESIHLEQDLLKETVGSQDQVNAAYGGFNHITFHTSGEISVRPVIIPPDRLNELTSHLMLFYTGIKRTADKVAGSYVPSLESKRRQLRILRDMVEEALASLCGHGPIKEYGELLHESWLAKQAISDKISNDSITELYNAARDAGAVGGKITGAGGGGFMLLFVPPQFQPAVREKLNRLIHVPFNFETAGSQVIFYDRDQDYSAAEADNKSRQLAEFRELDEVEATAEALANFA is encoded by the coding sequence ATGATAATTACTCGCACCCCCTATCGCATCTCGATGTTTGGCGGCGGCACGGACTATCCGGGCTGGTACCGCGAGCATGGCGGCGCGGTGCTGTCCACCACCATCGACAAGTATTGCTACATCAACGCGCGCCATTTGCCGCCGTTTTTCGACCATCAATTTCGCGTGGTGTATTCGCAAATCGAGAGCACGAATACTGTTGAAGAAATACAGCATCCCTCGGTGCGCGCCACGCTGAAATTTATGAACCTCGATCGCGGGATTGAGATTCATCACGACGGCGACCTCCCCGCCCGCAGCGGAATGGGCAGCAGCTCCGCATTCACAGTCGGTTTGCTCAACGCTCTCCACGCCCTCAAAGGCCATATGGCCACAAAAGAACAACTCGCCAACGAGAGCATTCATCTTGAGCAGGATTTGTTGAAAGAAACCGTCGGCTCGCAGGATCAGGTCAATGCGGCGTACGGCGGGTTCAATCACATAACTTTCCACACCTCCGGAGAAATTTCGGTGCGACCGGTGATCATTCCGCCTGACCGGCTGAATGAACTCACCTCGCATCTTATGCTTTTTTACACGGGCATCAAACGCACCGCCGATAAAGTGGCCGGAAGCTATGTGCCCTCACTTGAAAGCAAGCGCCGCCAACTTCGCATCCTGCGCGATATGGTGGAGGAAGCCCTCGCCAGTTTGTGCGGGCACGGACCGATCAAAGAATACGGCGAGCTGCTGCACGAAAGCTGGCTCGCGAAACAGGCCATCAGCGACAAGATCTCCAACGACTCCATCACCGAGCTGTACAACGCCGCGCGCGATGCCGGTGCGGTGGGAGGCAAAATCACCGGTGCGGGTGGGGGCGGATTTATGCTGCTCTTCGTGCCGCCGCAGTTTCAACCCGCTGTGCGCGAGAAACTGAATCGCCTCATTCACGTGCCGTTCAATTTCGAAACAGCCGGCAGTCAGGTGATCTTTTATGACCGCGATCAGGACTACTCCGCCGCCGAAGCGGACAATAAATCCCGGCAATTAGCCGAATTCCGTGAACTCGACGAGGTGGAGGCTACCGCCGAAGCACTCGCTAATTTTGCTTAA
- a CDS encoding nucleotidyltransferase family protein produces the protein MPAPRDITALILAGGFGTRVKDLLGDLPKPMAPVNGKPFIEWIVRWLKTQGVRDVVISTGYGSEYVVNHFSAQPVSGMNVQCVAELQPMGTGGGLAYAAAQCGTEPPAWLVLNGDSLIFADVATLCLELGEADGVMVTRAVPDTARYGSVRINATGRITAFEEKQPGTGHINGGVYLLRHSVLKSFPETRPLSLEREVFPNLLSEKNGLRAHPVDAAFLDIGTPETLPQAEAFVTENQAQFA, from the coding sequence ATGCCCGCCCCGCGCGACATCACTGCCCTCATTCTCGCCGGCGGCTTCGGCACGCGCGTCAAGGATTTGCTCGGCGACCTCCCCAAACCCATGGCACCCGTCAACGGCAAACCCTTCATCGAATGGATTGTCCGTTGGCTAAAGACCCAAGGCGTTCGCGATGTGGTCATCTCCACCGGCTACGGATCTGAATATGTGGTGAACCATTTTTCCGCGCAGCCCGTTTCGGGAATGAACGTCCAATGCGTAGCCGAACTCCAGCCAATGGGAACCGGCGGCGGCCTCGCCTACGCGGCCGCCCAATGCGGCACCGAGCCACCCGCGTGGTTGGTGTTGAATGGCGACTCATTAATTTTTGCAGACGTTGCAACATTGTGCCTCGAGCTCGGCGAAGCCGATGGCGTGATGGTCACCCGCGCCGTGCCGGACACCGCCCGCTATGGAAGCGTGCGCATAAACGCCACCGGGCGCATCACCGCTTTCGAAGAAAAACAACCCGGCACCGGCCACATCAATGGGGGCGTTTATTTGCTTCGCCATTCGGTGCTGAAAAGTTTTCCGGAAACGCGTCCATTGAGTTTGGAACGCGAAGTTTTCCCTAATCTTTTAAGCGAAAAAAACGGCCTCCGCGCCCATCCCGTGGATGCGGCATTCCTCGACATCGGCACCCCGGAAACCTTGCCCCAAGCGGAGGCTTTTGTGACTGAAAATCAGGCTCAATTCGCCTAA
- a CDS encoding SDR family oxidoreductase produces MKILITGGAGYLGSVMTPHLLGLGHEVTVLDNFLFRQNSLGDCCHHDTFNIVRGDCRDADVVKPLLKDADVIIPLAALVGAPLCNDDKAAAESVNHGAVKLICDLASAEQRIIMPITNSGYGVGEEGKFCTEETPLRPITLYGKTKVAAEAEVLARDNSVSFRLATVFGMAPRMRLDLLVNDFVYRAVNDRALLIFEGHFKRNYIHVRDIARVFEHAIDNFDAMKGKPYNAGLEEANLSKLELCEKIQKHLPKFVYVEAEVGEDPDKRDYIVSNQRLLGTGFNTEWDLDRGITELIKGYTIIRNTIYSNV; encoded by the coding sequence ATGAAAATCCTCATCACCGGCGGCGCCGGGTATCTCGGCTCCGTTATGACCCCCCACCTCCTCGGCCTCGGCCACGAGGTCACTGTGCTGGACAATTTCCTGTTCCGCCAAAACAGCCTCGGCGATTGCTGCCATCACGACACGTTTAACATCGTGCGCGGCGACTGCCGCGATGCCGATGTCGTGAAGCCGCTACTCAAAGACGCCGACGTCATCATTCCACTCGCCGCACTCGTTGGCGCGCCCTTGTGCAACGACGACAAAGCCGCCGCCGAAAGCGTGAATCACGGCGCGGTGAAATTGATTTGCGATCTCGCCAGCGCCGAGCAACGCATCATCATGCCCATCACCAACAGCGGCTATGGCGTGGGCGAAGAAGGTAAATTTTGCACCGAAGAAACCCCGCTTCGCCCCATTACACTGTACGGAAAAACCAAAGTCGCCGCCGAAGCTGAAGTGCTCGCGCGCGATAATAGCGTCAGTTTCCGCCTCGCCACCGTCTTCGGAATGGCCCCGCGAATGCGGCTGGATTTGCTCGTAAACGATTTCGTGTACCGCGCCGTAAACGACCGCGCGCTGCTGATTTTCGAAGGCCATTTCAAACGCAACTACATTCACGTGCGCGACATCGCCCGTGTGTTTGAACACGCCATCGATAATTTTGATGCGATGAAAGGCAAGCCGTATAACGCCGGTCTTGAAGAAGCCAATCTCTCCAAGCTCGAGTTGTGCGAAAAAATCCAGAAGCATCTGCCCAAGTTCGTGTACGTCGAAGCCGAAGTCGGCGAAGACCCCGACAAGCGCGATTACATCGTGTCCAATCAACGCCTGCTCGGAACCGGATTCAACACCGAATGGGATCTCGACCGCGGCATCACTGAGTTGATCAAAGGCTACACCATCATCCGCAACACGATTTACTCGAACGTGTAA